The following proteins are encoded in a genomic region of Gossypium hirsutum isolate 1008001.06 chromosome D05, Gossypium_hirsutum_v2.1, whole genome shotgun sequence:
- the LOC107906593 gene encoding tubulin beta-2 chain-like encodes MREILHIQGGQCGNQIGAKFWEVVCAEHGIDATGRYQGDLDLQLERINVYYNEASCGRFVPRAVLMDLEPGTMDSIRSGPVGQIFRPDNFVFGQSGAGNNWAKGHYTEGAELIDSVLDVVRKEAENCDCLQGFQVCHSLGGGTGSGMGTLLISKIREEYPDRMMLTFSVFPSPKVSDTVVEPYNATLSVHQLVENADECMVLDNEALYDICFRTLKLTTPSFGDLNHLISATMSGVTCCLRFPGQLNSDLRKLAVNLIPFPRLHFFMVGFAPLTSRGSQQYRALTVPELTQQMWDAKNMMCAADPRHGRYLTASAMFRGKMSTKEVDEQMLNVQNKNSSYFVEWIPNNVKSTVCDIPPTGLKMASTFIGNSTSIQEMFRRVSEQFTAMFKRKAFLHWYTGEGMDEMEFTEAESNMNDLVSEYQQYQDATADDEEYEEEEEEPEYED; translated from the exons ATGCGTGAGATCCTTCATATTCAAGGTGGCCAATGCGGCAACCAAATCGGAGCCAAGTTCTGGGAAGTTGTTTGTGCTGAGCATGGCATAGATGCAACTGGGCGTTACCAAGGAGACTTGGATCTTCAACTTGAGCGAATCAATGTCTACTACAATGAAGCCAGTTGTGGTAGATTCGTTCCTCGTGCTGTTCTCATGGATCTTGAACCTGGAACCATGGACAGCATCAGATCTGGCCCCGTCGGTCAGATTTTTAGACCAGATAACTTCGTTTTTGGTCAGTCTGGTGCTGGTAACAACTGGGCTAAGGGCCATTACACTGAAGGTGCTGAGTTAATCGACTCCGTACTTGATGTTGTTCGTAAAGAGGCTGAAAACTGCGATTGCCTTCAAG GGTTTCAGGTTTGTCATTCCCTGGGAGGAGGAACTGGATCTGGAATGGGAACACTGTTGATATCGAAGATAAGGGAGGAATACCCAGATAGGATGATGCTGACTTTCTCAGTCTTCCCATCTCCTAAGGTCTCTGATACAGTTGTGGAGCCTTACAATGCCACTTTGTCTGTTCACCAATTGGTTGAAAATGCTGATGAGTGTATGGTTCTGGACAATGAGGCCTTGTATGACATCTGTTTCCGCACACTTAAGCTAACCACTCCCAGCT TTGGTGATTTGAACCATTTGATATCTGCAACAATGTCTGGAGTTACATGCTGCTTGCGATTCCCTGGTCAGCTCAACTCCGATCTCAGGAAACTTGCCGTGAATCTCATCCCCTTTCCTCGTCTTCACTTTTTCATGGTGGGTTTTGCTCCACTCACTTCTAGGGGGTCTCAACAGTACCGAGCTCTAACAGTACCTGAGCTCACCCAGCAAATGTGGGACGCAAAGAACATGATGTGTGCTGCTGATCCTCGTCACGGTCGATACTTGACTGCATCTGCTATGTTCCGTGGTAAAATGAGCACCAAGGAAGTGGATGAGCAGATGTTGAATGTCCAGAACAAGAACTCCTCATACTTTGTTGAGTGGATCCCGAACAATGTGAAATCGACTGTTTGTGACATCCCACCCACTGGGCTGAAGATGGCATCAACATTTATTGGCAATTCAACATCCATACAGGAGATGTTCAGGCGTGTGAGTGAGCAGTTCACAGCTATGTTTAAGAGGAAGGCCTTCTTGCATTGGTACACAGGGGAAGGCATGGATGAGATGGAGTTCACTGAAGCTGAGAGCAACATGAATGATCTGGTCTCAGAGTATCAGCAGTACCAAGATGCAACAGCTGATGATGAAGAgtacgaagaagaagaagaggaaccCGAATATGAGGACTAA
- the LOC107906592 gene encoding mitochondrial import inner membrane translocase subunit TIM10, with the protein MAANTTPAGIDKEQAFGMAETEMEYRVELFNRLGQTCFNKCVDKRYKESELNMGENSCIDRCVSKYWQVNSMIGQMLSAGGRPPM; encoded by the exons ATGGCTGCCAACACCACCCCAGCTGGAATAGACAAAGAGCAG GCCTTCGGCATGGCGGAAACGGAGATGGAATATAGGGTAGAACTCTTCAACAG GCTTGGACAAACATGTTTCAACAAGTGTGTTGACAAAAG GTACAAGGAGTCTGAGCTAAACATGGGTGAAAATAGTTGCATTGATCGCTGTGTTTCAAAGTATTGGCAG GTGAATAGCATGATTGGGCAGATGCTGAGTGCTGGAGGTAGGCCTCCAATGTAA
- the LOC107906591 gene encoding serine/threonine-protein kinase BSK5, translating into MGARCSKLSLCWWPSNLKSNLNDSSDLENGEEALPGFSEYSLDQLRAATAGFSTDNIVSEHGEKAPNVVYRGTLDEDRLIAVKRFNRSAWPDPRQFLEEARAVGQLRSDRLANLIGCCCEGDERLLVAEFMPNETLSKHLFHWENQHMKWPMRLRVALYLAQALEYCSNRGRALYHDLNAYRILFDQDGNPRLSSFGLMKNSRDGKSYSTNLAFTPPEYLRTGRVIPESVVYSFGTLLLDLLSGKHIPPSHALDLIRGKNFLMLMDSCLEGQFSNDDGTELVRLASRCLQYEPRERPNVKSLVTALTPLQKETEVPSHVLMGIPHGMASSKQTMVLTPLGEACSRMDLTAIHEILEKIGYKDDEGIANELSFQMWTDQIQETLNSKKRGDTAFRAKDFGTAIECYTHVIDGGTMISPTVFARRCLCYLMNNMAQEALGDAMQAQVISPEWPTAFYLQAAALFSLGMDNDAQETLKDGTNLEAKKHRN; encoded by the exons ATGGGAGCTCGTTGCTCCAAACTTTCACTTTGCTGGTGGCCGTCAAATCTCAAGTCAAACCTCAACGACTCCTCCGATCTCG AGAATGGGGAGGAAGCGTTACCTGGATTCAGCGAGTACAGCTTGGACCAATTAAGAGCTGCCACAGCAGGTTTCTCTACGGACAACATTGTATCGGAGCATGGAGAAAAAGCTCCCAATGTAGTTTACCGAGGGACCCTCGACGAGGATCGCTTGATTGCTGTTAAACGCTTCAACAGATCGGCTTGGCCTGATCCTCGACAGTTCCTC GAAGAAGCGAGAGCAGTTGGGCAGTTAAGAAGCGATCGGTTGGCCAATTTGATTGGTTGTTGCTGTGAAGGAGATGAGAGATTGTTAGTAGCTGAGTTTATGCCTAATGAGACTCTCTCTAAGCATCTTTTCCACT GGGAAAATCAGCATATGAAATGGCCGATGAGGCTGAGAGTGGCACTATATCTAGCACAGGCACTTGAATATTGCAGTAATAGAGGGAGAGCGTTATACCATGACCTTAATGCTTATAGAATCTTGTTTGATCAG GATGGTAATCCCAGACTCTCTAGCTTTGGCCTTATGAAGAACAGCAGAGATGGAAAAAGTTATAGTACAAACTTGGCTTTCACCCCTCCAGAATACCTAAGGACAG GAAGGGTTATCCCGGAGAGTGTGGTTTACAGTTTTGGCACCCTTTTGCTTGATCTTCTCAGTGGCAAGCATATACCACCAAGCCAT GCACTGGACCTAATACGGGGAAAAAACTTTTTGATGCTGATGGACTCATGCCTGGAGGGTCAATTTTCAAATGATGATGGAACTGAGTTAGTGCGGTTAGCTTCACGCTGTTTGCAGTATGAACCTCGTGAGAGGCCAAATGTGAAGTCTCTTGTAACTGCTCTTACCCCACTTCAGAAAGAAACTGAG GTACCATCACATGTTTTGATGGGCATTCCACATGGAATGGCatcttcaaagcaaacaatgGTACTAACACCTTTGGGAGAAGCCTGCTCAAGAATGGATCTTACTGCAATACATGAAATATTAGAGAAGATTGGATACAAAGATGATGAGGGGATTGCAAATGAG CTTTCTTTCCAAATGTGGACAGATCAAATACAGGAGACTCTGAATTCCAAAAAACGTGGAGATACTGCTTTCCGAGCAAAAGATTTTGGAACAGCCATTGAATGCTACACTCAT GTCATTGATGGGGGCACGATGATATCACCAACCGTGTTTGCTAGACGCTGCTTATGCTACTTGATGAACAACATGGCACAAGAAGCACTTGGAGATGCTATGCAAGCACAGGTAATATCTCCAGAGTGGCCGACAGCATTTTATCTCCAAGCTGCCGCCCTGTTTAGCCTTGGGATGGACAACGATGCACAGGAAACCCTGAAAGATGGTACGAACTTGGAAGCCAAAAAACATAGAAACTGA
- the LOC107906590 gene encoding uncharacterized protein, with translation MLPQASYRANMQARFKPEKPNLSYADLHQKIADGGKGVSVESSLKYKKQNADIKANEEDELVKYMSKLPSYLERGVKPQEKVLNVGVLEWGRLEKWQCSHKQILHRSSISSPSSNTSSSFSTDESSALSSIGHSLSPARQRLRRPSLQSHLMSVSAEGHLPFDKPTRETTGKFQDPKASESSSFNARGKFLREDKSFCKTNPRFKLEKCMRREMVPKIDSAGSTVPNGVKDNVASYDKVKMKNQVGEVMKKAEKLQEVLPIGAKLDVAEKGNAVVFLLPRDLPKTNHSGAGNLSNLAMNSSKKGAEPSQRTFLETSKEVHHAAVSSNFHLSGLLPCELDGSRHSQIKVTGLDANGNNVISERSRSVPRATRIESNSSRSRNLEERKPNATLVKTSANKACRGSDPKGSKVASEKVRSTSPFRRFSFSMGKTGKISGPKEGSSIPQAGLTCSSGKSDLQNPVSSGVDTSCSDKLNAKSRARSSPLRRLLDPILKPKAVNCRNFTNQLQDSILAESACKSSEQLRHSALSMQSAKVKSDTASHCANNANDSAQSKKNESSPVQALLRVQVKNGLPLFTFAVDNESNILAATVKMLSASGKGDYGCIYTFFAIQEIRKKNGRWINQGKGKGQDYVPNVVAQMKVSGSEFSHLSRPYVDQFSIREFVLLTLDVGQENPQASDFQPNEEQAAIVVKIPKRNKRSSIRDGYLIDKRNNLHEAPLKECLPEAKPDFDSGKKCPFMGSEDISPTVILPSGVHSLPNKGEPSSLIQRWKSGGACDCGGWDLGCKLRILSNKSQFSQWSGSLKGSPVSNQFELFFQGGEQDKKPFFSLAPFRDGIYSVEFNSSLSHMQAFSICIAVWDSRKHCELSESEPFTSSQERTLGETILNERINAPNPLQGETAARYVQYPPVSPVGRV, from the exons ATGTTGCCCCAAGCTAGCTATAGGGCCAACATGCAAGCCAGGTTTAAACCTGAAAAGCCTAATTTGTCATATGCTGATCTTCATCAAAAGATTGCTGACGGTGGAAAAGGGGTGTCAGTTGAATCTTCATTGAAGTACAAAAAACAAAATGCTGATATCAaggcaaatgaagaagatgagcttGTGAAGTATATGTCAAAGCTACCAAGTTACCTGGAGAGAGGAGTTAAGCCCCAagaaaaagttttaaatgttGGGGTCCTTGAGTGGGGGCGCCTTGAAAAATGGCAATGTAGCCATAAACAGATCTTACATAGAAGTAGTATCTCTTCCCCCAGCAGCAACACATCTTCCTCGTTTTCTACAGATGAATCATCAGCACTTTCCAGCATAGGTCATAGTTTATCTCCTGCCCGTCAAAGGTTACGACGGCCTTCACTGCAATCTCATCTGATGTCAGTCTCCGCAGAAGGCCATTTGCCATTTGACAAACCTACCAGGGAAACTACTGGAAAGTTTCAAGATCCCAAGGCTTCTGAGAGCAGCAGCTTCAATGCTCGGGGAAAGTTCCTGAGAGAAGATAAATCTTTTTGCAAGACTAATCCACGATTCAAGCTTGAAAAATGCATGAGAAGAGAAATGGTCCCAAAGATTGATTCAGCGGGTTCAACTGTGCCAAATGGGGTAAAAGATAATGTGGCATCATATGACAAGGTGAAAATGAAGAACCAAGTTGGTGAAGTTATGAAGAAAGCTGAGAAGTTACAAGAAGTTCTTCCAATTGGGGCTAAACTAGATGTTGCTGAAAAAGGAAACGCAGTTGTCTTCCTTTTGCCAAGAGATTTGCCCAAAACGAATCATTCAGGAGCAGGCAATCTTTCTAATTTAGCAATGAATTCAAGTAAAAAAGGAGCAGAACCTAGTCAGAGGACATTCCTCGAAACATCTAAAGAGGTCCATCATGCAGCAGTCAGCTCCAATTTCCATCTTTCAGGCCTATTGCCTTGTGAGCTTGATGGCAGTAGACATTCCCAGATTAAAGTGACAGGTTTAGATGCAAATGGTAACAACGTAATATCAGAAAGATCTCGTTCTGTGCCTCGTGCAACAAGGATTGAAAGTAATTCTTCCAGAAGCAGAAATCTAGAGGAGAGAAAGCCAAATGCAACGTTGGTaaagacttctgcaaataaggcTTGCAGAGGATCAGACCCGAAAGGAAGCAAGGTTGCTTCTGAAAAAGTACGAAGCACTTCACCTTTCCGTCGTTTTAGCTTCAGCATGGGCAAGACAGGCAAAATTTCTGGGCCTAAAGAGGGTTCTTCTATACCTCAGGCAGGCTTAACTTGTAGTTCTGGAAAATCTGATTTACAGAATCCTGTTTCTTCTGGTGTTGATACTTCTTGTAGTGACAAGCTCAATGCTAAAAGCAGAGCCAGGTCCAGCCCTTTGAGAAGACTATTAGACCCAATTCTGAAACCGAAGGCAGTTAACTGTCGCAATTTTACCAACCAATTACAGGACTCAATATTAGCAGAAAGCGCTTGTAAATCATCAGAACAGCTAAGACATTCAGCCTTGTCCATGCAGTCGGCCAAAGTGAAATCAGACACAGCCAGCCATTGCGCAAACAATGCAAATGATTCGGCGCAAAGCAAAAAGAATGAATCTTCACCAGTTCAAGCTCTTCTCAGAGTTCAAGTTAAGAATGGGTTGCCTTTGTTCACATTTGCTGTGGATAATGAGAGTAACATTCTTGCAGCTACAGTGAAGATGCTGAGTGCCTCAGGGAAGGGTGATTATGGGTGCATTTACACATTCTTTGCCATTCAAGAAATCAGGAAAAAGAATGGACGGTGGATAAATCAGGGCAAAGGCAAAGGTCAGGATTATGTCCCAAATGTTGTTGCCCAGATGAAGGTCTCTGGTTCAGAGTTTTCTCATTTGTCCAGGCCATATGTGGATCAGTTTAGCATCAGAGAATTTGTTCTTCTTACCTTGGATGTAGGACAGGAAAATCCACAAGCATCAGATTTCCAGCCAAACGAAGAGCAGGCAGCTATTGTTGTCAAGATCCCAAAAAGGAACAAAAGAAGCTCAATCAGAGATGGGTATCTGATTGATAAGCGTAATAACTTGCATGAGGCTCCATTGAAAGAGTGTCTGCCAGAGGCGAAACCTGATTTTGATTCTGGGAAAAAGTGTCCATTTATGGGCAGTGAAGACATTAGTCCTACGGTCATACTTCCAAGTGGTGTACACAGCCTGCCAAATAAAGGAGAACCTTCATCACTGATCCAACGATGGAAATCAGGTGGAGCATGTGACTGTGGTGGTTGGGATTTAGGTTGCAAACTTCGGATTCTTTCTAATAAGAGCCAATTCAGCCAGTGGTCTGGTTCGTTGAAAGGTTCTCCAGTCTCTAATCAGTTTGAACTTTTCTTTCAG GGAGGAGAGCAAGACAAGAAGCCGTTTTTCAGCTTGGCCCCTTTCAGAGATGGGATCTATTCAGTTGAGTTCAATTCTTCTCTTTCACATATGCAAGCATTCTCCATTTGTATAGCAGTCTGGGATAGTAGGAAACACTGTGAGCTTTCAGAATCAGAACCATTTACGTCTTCTCAAGAAAGAACTTTGGGGGAAACCATATTAAATGAGAGAATAAATGCCCCTAATCCTCTGCAAGGTGAGACTGCTGCTAGATATGTGCAATATCCTCCCGTTTCCCCAGTTGGAAGGGTCTAA